From Thermoanaerobaculum aquaticum, one genomic window encodes:
- the mnmA gene encoding tRNA 2-thiouridine(34) synthase MnmA — protein MKVIVAMSGGVDSAVACALLARQGHQVMGVTLHLADLSRVGLGVSRCCSLDDVANARAVCELLGVPHYVVNMEDTFQREVLGLFVEGYLAGQTPSPCVRCNSRVKFGELLRIAETFGADAVASGHYARVRRENGQLQLLRGVDREKDQSYFLFELTQEQLARVIFPLGEMTKPQVRALAAELSLPNAQKPDSQEVCFVPEGKTYREVLAKLAGPRLPGPGEVVDEEGHVLGRHPGFVGFTVGQRRGLGVASGRRLYVVAVKPEENRVVVGEAGSLAKSCLEVREINWLIAPPANLEVEVQVRSRHRPQAAVVEVEGNLARVFFREPVLAPAPGQAAVFYQGERVVGGGFITRAW, from the coding sequence ATGAAGGTCATCGTTGCCATGTCCGGTGGCGTGGACTCGGCTGTGGCCTGCGCGCTCCTGGCCCGCCAGGGGCACCAGGTCATGGGGGTGACCCTGCACCTGGCCGACCTCTCCCGCGTGGGTCTGGGCGTTTCCCGCTGTTGCTCCCTGGACGATGTGGCCAACGCCCGCGCCGTCTGCGAGCTTTTGGGTGTGCCCCACTACGTGGTCAACATGGAGGACACCTTCCAGCGAGAGGTGCTGGGGCTTTTTGTGGAGGGCTACCTCGCCGGCCAGACCCCGTCCCCGTGTGTGCGCTGCAACTCCCGGGTGAAGTTTGGGGAGCTCTTGCGGATTGCCGAAACGTTTGGTGCCGATGCCGTGGCCTCCGGGCATTACGCCCGTGTCCGGCGAGAAAATGGGCAGCTGCAGCTGCTGCGCGGCGTGGACCGGGAAAAGGACCAGTCGTACTTCCTCTTTGAGCTCACCCAGGAGCAACTCGCGCGGGTCATCTTTCCTCTGGGAGAGATGACCAAACCCCAGGTGCGGGCGCTGGCGGCGGAGCTTTCGCTTCCCAACGCCCAAAAGCCGGACAGCCAGGAGGTCTGCTTTGTTCCCGAAGGGAAAACCTACCGGGAGGTGCTGGCCAAACTGGCCGGGCCCCGTCTGCCCGGGCCCGGAGAAGTGGTGGACGAAGAGGGGCACGTTTTGGGTCGCCATCCGGGCTTTGTGGGCTTCACGGTGGGCCAAAGGCGGGGCCTGGGCGTGGCTTCGGGGCGTCGGCTTTACGTGGTGGCGGTGAAACCTGAGGAAAACCGGGTGGTGGTGGGGGAAGCCGGGAGCCTGGCCAAGTCCTGCCTGGAAGTGCGGGAGATCAACTGGCTCATCGCCCCGCCAGCGAATCTGGAGGTGGAGGTGCAGGTGCGCTCCCGTCACCGGCCCCAGGCGGCTGTGGTGGAGGTGGAAGGTAACTTGGCGCGGGTTTTCTTCCGGGAACCGGTTTTGGCGCCGGCGCCCGGGCAAGCGGCTGTCTTTTACCAGGGTGAAAGGGTTGTGGGCGGGGGGTTCATTACCCGCGCCTGGTAA
- a CDS encoding FHA domain-containing protein, which yields MIITCPACQTSYQYDESKFGEAAVKLVKCARCGHVFEVRKPTAPETVVQEVRPSAAPQAAADPGDATRTRGKTHEETTKQVDLRQIAPALDEDLPQLAPLPKDRRYSLAVILGADAGKVFRIDKPRVILGRGAGCDIQLTDSEVSRRHAMLEIRGDEVSIKDLGSTNGTFVDGVKVNQATLESQQEFSLGTTTLMLIVTEVRDSEIL from the coding sequence ATGATCATTACGTGCCCTGCTTGCCAGACCAGCTATCAGTACGACGAATCCAAGTTTGGGGAGGCGGCGGTCAAGCTGGTGAAGTGCGCCCGTTGCGGCCACGTCTTTGAGGTGCGAAAACCCACGGCCCCGGAAACCGTGGTCCAGGAGGTACGCCCTTCCGCTGCGCCCCAGGCTGCCGCCGACCCCGGGGACGCCACCCGCACCCGCGGTAAGACCCACGAAGAAACCACCAAGCAGGTGGACCTTCGCCAGATTGCCCCGGCCCTGGACGAGGATTTGCCGCAGCTGGCGCCTTTGCCCAAGGACAGGCGTTACTCGCTGGCGGTCATCCTGGGCGCCGATGCTGGCAAGGTCTTCCGCATTGACAAGCCCCGGGTCATTTTGGGTCGCGGTGCGGGTTGCGACATCCAGCTCACCGACAGCGAGGTTTCCCGGCGCCACGCCATGCTGGAAATCCGCGGTGACGAGGTGAGCATCAAGGACCTGGGTTCCACCAACGGCACCTTTGTGGACGGGGTGAAGGTCAACCAGGCCACTCTGGAAAGCCAGCAGGAGTTTTCGCTGGGGACCACCACGCTCATGCTCATCGTCACCGAGGTGCGGGATTCCGAAATCCTCTGA